DNA from Dioscorea cayenensis subsp. rotundata cultivar TDr96_F1 chromosome 26, TDr96_F1_v2_PseudoChromosome.rev07_lg8_w22 25.fasta, whole genome shotgun sequence:
ACCTGCTAATCCTTGAGAATTGATTTGGAAGAGATGCCTAATCTCTGCTGCATAAATGTCCTTGTCATTAATTCCCGGAAAACGTTGTGGAAACTGAACGTAAGCCAGGTCGGAGGCCATGCTTGGATCAAGAAGATAACACATTGCTCTCAATGGAGTGGATGGATCATTTGAATACATGTCACAGTCCAAGGTGAGTATCACTGGTGCATTTGTTATCATACCTGAGACTCGTAGCTTAATTCCAAGCATACATTAATCAGTATGTAtctacatgtatatgtatatgtgtatgtatatatatgtgtgtgtatatataccaGGGAATTGAGAGCTCCAGCTTTGAAGTTGTGAGCAATCTTTGAGGATTTCTCTCTGGAAAGGTAGATAAGATTGGGTAATGGAACACTGGAGACGTCTTTATCTTTGTCGCTTTCCAGTAATATCTGATTGTATATAAGATGATATCAGAGCTACTGCATGATGATTaattgaatataaataaaactaacatAAAAGTAACCTCGATGATTGAAGGGTGGTCACGGCGAGTGAATCTTTTCCACTTCATGAAGAGCTCGCTTTCTTTTTGAGAGATGATCATGTCTTCGCTAACAAATCCTCTCTTCATGCAACTATCAATTCTCTCCTTCATGTCTTGATACATGATctaaatcaaagaaattaaacagTATAGTAAAACAGGAACATCAATTTTCTTTCttgcataataataattaataaattaaattaaataaaataaacatacctTAATTTTCTGATGAGAGTGGTCATGGTGATTAGAACTATTGAAATAGGCTTCCGGAGATCTTACCAAAATGTTGTTATCTTTGCAGAAAGGAAGCCAATGCAGAGCAAACTTTGCAGCCTCCATGAAAGCAAACAACGTCAGCTCTGAACAACCATCATCGGAAACATACACCGATAGCCGATCGGTCGGGTAGTCGAAAGCCATGGCAGATAAAGCAGTGCACACAACGTTCACGGGTGGCTCCTTATAAGGATCAGCAGTGCAAACAAAGACATCAAGCTTTGGAAGCTGCTTCTCCTCCACCATCTCCCAAAGCCTCTCCGGAAACTCTCTTCTTGTCACCGGACGCCACTTGGAGCCCTGTCCCGTGAACCACTGAAGAGCAAACAAGAGCTCAGCGACTAAAAGAGAAGCAAACATGGAGAAAGGTACACCACTGGAGGTATCATTCATAACTAATGAGAAGCGATGGTAAACAACTGCAAGAACAGCAAAGAAGTAGACAAATGCATGGAAACGATTGAAGGGGATTAAAGGGTCTTCTTTGAGTGTATGAAGgcatttcatcttcatcttcatctccttctccttctccttctccttctccttcttcttgttggCAAGCTAACAATGAAGTATACCGGTATTTGTATCTCAATGATTATGGTGGAGCCCATGCATGTTGACGTTTCAAGTGGAAAGTTGGCATGTGGAGATAGCATggaggaagagagaaaaataatcaGAATCAGAATACacttgttgtttgtttgcatGCATATCAGTGACAAAGAATCTCTGttataatacaaaagaaaaacaaataattaatagtacATGAATCACAAGAACAATATCTCCAAAAAAACAGCTAGCAGGACAAGTGTTAGTGGTGCAAATGGTCCCTAATTGGGTTCAGCTTTATGTGGATTTCCTTGTCTGTTTGAATACTAAtcagtaaaaatatatttttccactTAATCCAAAAGATGGTTGCagcaatattatattataaaagaaGGGAACATGTTTGTATGTATATGAGGAACTTTCAACCCAATGAACTTCATGGTTGATTTTATTGTCATAAAACAACATTGTTATCACTTTCTATCTTCTTCAAGGTTGCTTTGTTAAAAGAATTTCTAGTCTAATCACTGTAGGTTAATGTCATTACTTATCTTGATATTCTATTTCGACCAGTCATTAGACGCTATGTGTAATGTGTATATTCTTGATTCCTTGGTTGGATGAGATGGAAGATAAGGGATAAAAAGGTAGGGGAGAATGGTGGATAAACTTAATTCATAAATATCAACTTACTGTTTTAATTCTTTCATTGTCTTTGAGGTAGATATTTTACTGTAACATCTGAATTTTCTCcatggaaaatgaaaaccaTATATAATTGAACCTCATCATCTATCTAaggactaaaaaaaattatatttttttcaattggaagatgaaaacaaacaatatctcataatatattttattgaaactTCATTCGTAGACCACGTctaaagaagacaaaagaatATTTTGCAGTATTTTTATGGATGCAAGAAGACCTCTAATAAAATAGTAAGCAATGCACGTCCTTGACTAAAAAATTATCTAGTTAATTAACAAGCACCAAAACATAATCTGGACAAGTGAAACAATGCAAAGAAACAACAAGAATGGATGTAGAACAAACAAGCTGATTGTGAGTTATATAGAATTCCAAGACATATCGGTTCCAATTCAAATGAGCAAATGAGATTCTTTGTGTTATTTTTCACACTTCTTTTCACAAATATGAACTAACTGTTCTGTAATCATCCAATGTGATTTTTTATCATGCAACTTCGGTTGCGCAAAACATATCAGACTCTGTAACATGTATTACAAATCAGTTGCTCTTGCTGGCTTCCATGCACAAAGAAAAGCAAAGCTTCTTACCACCCTGATctacatttgtttattttgtcaaGGCGGCCAGTTACCCTCCTTCCGCGGTGATAGCAGCTGGAAGTTTGCTCCCGGGTCTCATCTTCTTCACCTCTTCGCTCCCATAAATGAATATCTTCTTCACCATCTTGCAGAATTCCCTGCACATGAAGGCATTTTCATCAGAAATGAACTAGAAATATATGAAAGTGGAAGCTGGGCTTCATAGGAACTCACGGCCATGGGTCATCACCAACGAGCATCATATCATCTTCATTGTCAGTGAAGACCACTTCCCATTTATCCCGATTGCGTAGCTCTCCTTTGATGTCGAACATCTCTTCTAGCTCCATTATGAGTTCATTGTAACCTTCAAGGTTTGTGAGATCTATGGCTCGACCAACAGCTATGCCTTGCATGTGAACCTTAACAAATAGAcacaatattaattaatcagAAGATACATACAAAAAGGGTTGTTCTTTCTAAGAGCCACTCTACCTTTGTGCGGCTCCTTGTATACAAGCTCTGCCGGCTCAGACACTCATTCGGTGATATCTGTGGTGCATGTTTCTGCTGCTTTGCAACATTCGCAAGCACTGAATTGGTCGATGAGTCCTTGAAAGAATTAGAGATAACCACAGCAGGATGCTCATTAGTGGTACCTGGGGCGCTGATCAGACCAGCTGTTACCTTCTCAACAGGAGCTGTTGAACTGGCAGTCTGAACTAGTTCGAACCCAAAAAGTCTGCAACCATTACTCACTTCAGGATTCTTTCCTCTCTCCATGTTGTTCTGTTTCAACAAGGAGTCCTCAGTTAAACAGCTGCTGGAAGCCCATAGCCATGATGGGAGTGTGGCCTTAAGATCATTGCCGTCTTGAACCTCCTTTGGAGAAGCATCTGTAAGAACAGATGACGATGGGCTCTTCAAAGGAGAGTTAAGACCGACCGACCAAGCATTGCACTCTCCTGAGTTGTAAGAACTTAGGCTATTCATGATCCTATTGCTCCTGTTCTCTTCCTGCTTGTAAGGAGACAGAGTTTGTTTTTCACCAGATGGAGTATTGGTACTGCAAACGGAGGCTAAATCATGTCTTGGCTGCGTTCCTCCAGGAAACCATAATGGTTCAGTAGGATGCTCAGGAGATCTATCCTTGAGCGTACCTTGTCTAACAAGGGCTCGGAGATCAATCATTGAGTGTGATCTCTTATTCTTTGCAGGCACTGGTTCTGTAACCTTGGTAACTGGCACAGAGGCATTGAGAAGTTCTACATCCCAAGGGGAAATTCTATCTGGTCTCCGAATATTAGTGTGTTCATCCCATTGAACCTGAAACCACACACAATGAGAAAATAATCGAAGCATGAATGAAATTTtgatgaagaagcaaaagataggcaaCCTTCAGTGACCTCCACTTGGAACCTCCCCAATGAGGAGAAATGTCTCCAATTCCTATTATAGTGCCTGCAAAACTGAGATAGGAAATTCAACGTCAATTAAGATCAGTTAGCaagtaaaatcaaattaatgttgtacaagaaacaacaaaatcaGTGCAAGGACAAGATACCTTTTCTCTGGAACATCATCCCCTTCAAACTTCATCTTGAACCGCATGCCAATCTTTAATCCATTA
Protein-coding regions in this window:
- the LOC120253073 gene encoding cellulose synthase-like protein G3, producing the protein MKMKMKCLHTLKEDPLIPFNRFHAFVYFFAVLAVVYHRFSLVMNDTSSGVPFSMFASLLVAELLFALQWFTGQGSKWRPVTRREFPERLWEMVEEKQLPKLDVFVCTADPYKEPPVNVVCTALSAMAFDYPTDRLSVYVSDDGCSELTLFAFMEAAKFALHWLPFCKDNNILVRSPEAYFNSSNHHDHSHQKIKIMYQDMKERIDSCMKRGFVSEDMIISQKESELFMKWKRFTRRDHPSIIEILLESDKDKDVSSVPLPNLIYLSREKSSKIAHNFKAGALNSLLRVSGMITNAPVILTLDCDMYSNDPSTPLRAMCYLLDPSMASDLAYVQFPQRFPGINDKDIYAAEIRHLFQINSQGLAGLCGPSCVGTNCFFNRRCFFGSPSSSSLHNDAICDAKNEGISYSILQKALDALSCRYEHGTKWGSSIGFQYESIVEDYNTGYRLQCRGWRSVFCEPERPAFFGDAPMSLNDALGQTKRWCVGLYEVGFSRYCPLTFGAKNVSFLAGLCYAYYSFWGLWSISITIYALLPQLALINHIPLFPKISDPCFYLYAYLFITTYAQELIEFMRGGSTFWKWWNEQRIWMIRGVTSFLFGSIEFTLKCIGISTPGFTVTNKVMEDDEQSERYNKGLYEFGVASPLFFPLAVVTIVNLSCFTLGVAEVLRKKVSFDEMFVQLFISGFVVLNSWPIYEAMFFRKDQGRMPTIVTVFGVCMTSLFVLLSFFLF
- the LOC120253074 gene encoding auxin response factor 7-like is translated as MAYASAAGSVEGIYEELWRACAGPLVEIPRVGERVFYFPQGHMEQLEATMNHELNQQVPMFKLPTKILCRVVHIQLKAESETDEVYAQITLLPEPDQNELKSPDPCQPEPPRPGVSSFYKILTASDTSTHGGFSVRRRHANDCLPPLDMSQPIPNQELIAKDLHGFEWRFKHIFRGQPRRHLLTTGWSTFVTSKRLVAGDVFIFMRGENGELRVGLRRLARQQSTIPSSVISSQSMHLGVLATASHAVSTQSLFTVYYKPRTSQFIVSVNKYYKAVNNGLKIGMRFKMKFEGDDVPEKSFAGTIIGIGDISPHWGGSKWRSLKVQWDEHTNIRRPDRISPWDVELLNASVPVTKVTEPVPAKNKRSHSMIDLRALVRQGTLKDRSPEHPTEPLWFPGGTQPRHDLASVCSTNTPSGEKQTLSPYKQEENRSNRIMNSLSSYNSGECNAWSVGLNSPLKSPSSSVLTDASPKEVQDGNDLKATLPSWLWASSSCLTEDSLLKQNNMERGKNPEVSNGCRLFGFELVQTASSTAPVEKVTAGLISAPGTTNEHPAVVISNSFKDSSTNSVLANVAKQQKHAPQISPNECLSRQSLYTRSRTKVHMQGIAVGRAIDLTNLEGYNELIMELEEMFDIKGELRNRDKWEVVFTDNEDDMMLVGDDPWPEFCKMVKKIFIYGSEEVKKMRPGSKLPAAITAEGG